CGTAGACGGTCTTGTCGTGGGCGTAGACGCAGACGGGGCGACCGTCGATACGCCCGTAGCCGGTGACGACGCCGTCGGAGTAGATCGCCTTCGGGTCGCCGGGGGTCTTGCCCAGGGCACCGATCTCGGTGAACGAGCCCTCGTCGAGCAGCCGGCTGATGCGGTCACGCGGGGTGGAGCGCCCGGCCTCGTCGCGGCTCTTGCGCGCACGCTCGGAGCCGGGGTCACGCGCCGTCTCCAGGCGTGATCGCAGGTCGGCGAGTTTTTCCGCAGTGGTGCTCAAGCTACTTCCCTTCCAGGCGCTCTTCGATGTGCTTGGCGACGATCCCGATCGCCGGCTCGTCCGGCACGGCGAGATGGTCGCCGGGCAGCTGGACGATCTCCAGGTCGCCGACGATACGGCCCCAGCCGCCGTCCGGGTCAATGTGGGCGTAGCGCGGCTCGAGTTCGATGGCCCCGTCGTGCATCTTCTCGGAGCGGAACAGGAGCACCGGCACGTCGACGTCCGCCCAGCGGGAGAAGTCCAGCGCGCTGAGGATCTGGTTGTCCACGAAGCTGGCCCGCTGGTGCTCCAGCACGCCGGCGCTCAGTCCGTGGGCCGAGGCGTCGGTGGTGGCCAGGTACTGCTCGAGCATGCCCAGCACCGCGGACTCCCCGGCGGTCTCCAGCAGCTCGTAGGGCACGGGGAAGTCCAGGCCGTAGGTGCGCCCGGCGAACTCGGCGTAACGCTCCCAGCGTTTCTTGGTCTCCTCCAGCGTGTCCGGCGCGGGCTCGGAGGGCTGGGTGGTGTCCAGCAGGGCGATGAGCTGGACGTCGACGTCCGAGTCCTTGAGCTGCAGCGCGGTCTCGTAGGCCAGCGCGCCGCCGAAGGACCAGCCGGATAGGACGACGGGGTGGCCGTCAGCGTAGGTGCGGATGTCGTCGAGGTAACCCGCGACACGCTCCTCGAGCGGGCCCTCGACCCGCTCGATGCCGTAGACGGGCACGTCCGCCGGCAGGCGGCGGGCCAGCGGCTGGTAGACCACGTTGGTTCCGCCGGCGGGGTGGAAGACAAACACGGCGGGTTTGTCGGAGCCCTCCGGGCGTTCGCGCAGGACCCGGACGTTGCCCTCGACCTCGGTCTCCAGGCCCTCGCGGACCTGGTTGGCCAGGGGTTCGAGGGTGCCTGCCGCGCGGACCTCGGCGGCGGTGATCTCGATGCCGGAGCGGTCGGTGAGGCGCTCGGCGATGTCCGCGGCCTGCTGCTCGGTCAGCTCCGGGAGCGGGCTGGTCACGCCGGCGGCTGCGGCCCCGGTGATCATGGCCCAGGTGCCGAACACCATGCGCTCCGACGCGTCGCGCGGGGCGACCCCGACGCCCTGGGCGGTCTGGTGCTCGCCGCCGGTGGGCTTGTCCGCCGCCTTCTCCGGCTGGGGCACCACGGTCTCAGGTGTCGCGGCGGTCTCTCGACCCGCGACGGCGTCCTCCACGATGCGGACCACGTCGGCCACGGAGGCGTCGCGCAGCGTCTGCACCTGCAGGGGCGGGATCTGGAAGTCGTTCTCCACCCGGTTCTTGATGCGCATGCCCATGAGGGAGTCCAGGCCGAGATCGATGAGCGGGAGCTCGGAGGGCAGGTCGTCGACGTCGTATCCCATCGACTCGGAGACGATGGCGCGCAGCCGCTCCTCCACGGTCTGCCCGGAGTCCGGCTCCCAGCGCACGGCCTCAACCTCGCGGGCGCCCGGGATGGGCTCGCGGGCGGGCGGCGGGGTGGTGACCCCGGCGACGGTGGTCGGGGTCCCCAGGTCCAGGGCGGTGGCGAAACCCTCGGCGAGCAGGGTGGTGCGGTCCTCGACGACGTGGTGGACGGAGATGCTCAGCCCGCCCAGGCCACGTTCGACGATGGTGGTGAGCTCTCCCGCGGGCGGGAGGAAACCGGGCTCCTCGCTGACGATGAGGGTCGAGCCCGGGGTGACGGCCTCGGCGGCGTGTTCCATGAGCGCGATGGCGCTGGGCACGAGGTCGGCGTTGGTGACGAAGGCGAACTTGCCACCCGGCAGTGTGGTCCGGATCCCGGGGATGGAGTTCGCGGCGCCGCCGGAGGAGGGTCGGGCGTTGGTCCAGTAGCGGTTGGCCTTGAACGCGGTCTTGGGGACGGCGATCTCCTCGCCGGGGCCGAAGACACCCCGGAAGTCGACGTCCGCGCCGTTGACGTAGAGCTTGGCCAGCAGGTCGCGGATGCTCTCCGCCTCGTCGACCTTGCGTTTGAGCACGTAGAGCAGCTGCGCGTCGGCCTTGCCCACGGAGAACGCGGTGTTCATCATGCCCATGATGGACACGGGGTTGGGGGAGATCTCCACCAGGGTGTTGTGCCCAGCGGCGAGCGCCTGGGCGGTGGAGTCCTCGAACCACACCGGCTGGCGGGTCATGCGCAGGAAGTACTGGTCGTCGTGGATGACGCTGCCCGCGGGGTATACCTCGCCGCGGTCGACGGAGCTGTACACCGGAACGGTGGTGGGCAGGGCCGTGATGCCGGCGATCTCGGCGGCGAGGTCGGCAAGGATGGGGTCGAGCGCCGAGGTATGTCCGGAGCCCTTGACCTGGAGCTTGCGGGCGAACTTGCCCTCGGCCTCGAGGTGGGCGACGATCGCGTCGACGCTGGCCACGGGGCCGCCGACGGTGGTCATGCCCGGCCCGGCGTAGACGGCCGGCTCGATGTCGGCCAGCTCGGGGTGGGCCTCGTTGTACGCGCTCAGGTCCTCGCGGGTGAGTTCGACGACGGCCATGGCGCCCTCGGCGTCGGTGCCGGCGATCATGGCCTCGCCCTCGCCCATGAGTCGGGCGCGGTGGCAGGCGATGAGCATGGCGTCCTTGGCGGAGATGCCGCCGGCGGCGTAGGCGGCGCCGATCTCACCCATGGACATGCCCATGACCCCGGCGGGGCGCACGCCCAGCGAGGCGAGCAGGTCGGTGAGTGCGATCTGGATCGCGGTGATGGTCACCTGCGCGGTCTCGGTGGAGTAGGTCTGCTCGTCGTCGCGGATGATCTCGGCGAAGGACCAGCCGGACTCGAAGTCGACGTAGTCGTCGAGCTCTTCCAGGCGCGCCCGGAACAGCGGCGACATCTCGGCGAGTTTCTTGCCCATCTTGCGGTGCTGCGAGCCGAAGCCCGAGTAGACGAACACGGGTCCGACGGTGGCGGGTGCGTCCGCGGAGGCGATGCCTACGGAGACCTTGCCCTCGGCGACCTGGCGAAGGCGTTTGACTGCCTCTTCCACGGTGCCGGCGGTGACCACGGCGCGGGAGCGGCCGTGGTTGCGCCCGGCCAGGGACCGGGAGATCGCGGGCAGGTCCTCGTCGGTGCGGGATTCGAGGAAGTCGGCCAGGTCGGCGGCTGCTTGTCGACGTCGCGAGGGCAGCATTCCCGAGACCGGCAGCAGCGCCGAGTGGGGCTTCTCCGGGTCGATGAGCTGGGACTGGGCGTCGGAGGACTCGGCGGGGTAGTCGGCCGGATCGAACTCGGTGACGACGATGTGGGCGTTGGTGCCGCCGAAGCCGAAGCCGGAGACGCCGGCGACCTTGCGGCCGGAGTACTTCGGCCATTCGCGCGGGTCCTCGACGACCTCGAGGTGCTCGGCGTCGAAGTCGATGTAGCGGTTCGGGCCGGAGTAGTTCACGCTCGGGGGCAGGACGTCGTGACGCATGGCCTGGATGACCTTGACCATCGCGGCGGTGCCGGCGGCGGCCTCGGTGTGGCCGATGTTGGACTTGGCGGAACCCAGCAGGGTCGGGGTCGCGGGGCCGCGCCCCTCGCCGAGGACGGTGCCCAGGGCGGACGCCTCGATGGGGTCGCCGAGGATGGTGCCGGTGCCGTGGGCCTCGACATAGTCAACTGTCGACGGCTCAATGCCCGCGTCCGCGTAGGCACGGTGCAGCACGTCGACCTGGGCCTCCGGGTTCGGCGCGGTGAGGCCGTTGGAGTGGCCGTCGGAGTTCACGGCGGTTCCCTTGATCACGGCGTAGATCTCGTTGCCGTCGGCGATGGCGTCGGACACCCGCTTGAGGATCAGCGCGCCGGCGGCCTCGGAACGCACGAAGCCGTCCGCGTCATCGGAGAAGGAGTGGATGGCTCCGGTCGGGCTGATGACTCCCAGCTCACCGAAGGCCGTGGAGATGAACGGGGAGGCGAGGACGTTGACGCCTCCGGCGACGGCGACGTCGGAGGAGCCGTCGCGAAGCGAACGCACGGCCTCGTGCACCGAAACCAGCGACGAGGAGCAGGCGGAGTCCACGCTGATCGACGGGCCGCGGAAGTCGAAGGCGTAGGAGATGCGGTTGGGGATGATCGAGCTCGCCGTGCCCGTCAGGGCGTAGGGGTGCGCCTCGGCGGGGTCGGAGGAGATGAGCATGCCGTAGTCGTTGCTCGACGAACCGACCCACACGCCGACAGACTTGCCGCGCAGGGTGTTCGCCGGGATGCCCGCGTCCTCGAAGGCGTGCCAGGTCTCCTCGAGCATGAGCCGCTGCTGCGGGTCCATGTTCTCCGCCTCGAGCGGGGAGAGGCCGAAGAACTCGTTGTCGAACGCGGCGATCTCGTCGAGGAAGCCGCCGTCGGTGGTGACCAGCTCCATCTTCTCCCGCATGACCGGGTCGGAGGCGTACTCCGACCAGCGGCCGAGGGGGCGGGGCCCGGTGACCGTGCGGCCCTCGATGAGCACCTTCCAGTACTCGTCGACGTCCGGGCCACCGGGGAAACGCCCGGACATGCCCACGACGGCGATGTCGCGGTTGCCCGGCGTCTCGGTGGCACCCGCGCGTCGATACGTGTTCTGCGCCGACTCGCGCTCCGGCGCACCGTAGGCCAGGCGCTGGGCCAGCGCCGCGATGGTGGGGTACTCGTAGGCGATGGTGGCGTCGAGCTGGACGCCGAGCAGGTTCTCCAGCTCACCGGAGAGCACGACCGCATCCCGCGAGGACAGGCCGAAACGCTCCATCGGGGCGTTGTCCGTGACCGTGTCGAGCGGCTGGTCGGTCGTCTTGGCCACCCACTCCTTGAGCCAGGTCCGCAGCTCGCTCTCCCCCATCGAACTCTGACGTCCGGGCCTGGTGGCCTGCGGGTCCTGCGCGTCTGCCGTGCCGTGGCTGTCAGTCATGGATTTAAGCACTTCCTTGTGGTCGGCTGAAGAGATCTGCTCGCTGGGTGTCACGGTGGGATCGGGAAAAAGGGCCCGGGAGGCCCAGGCTTCGTCACACGTTACCGTGGTATATCCGGCCATTGTTTCAAATTGTTTCACCTTCCGGGCGGTCGGGTCGACCCCCGGGCGCTGCCGCGGTCGACATCGGTCCGAACGTGCCTTCCGCGCGGGGCGGGAAAACCCCCGCTGCCCCGCCGACGGTGTGGCGGGGCAGCGGGGGGACGGTGAGCGGGGTCAGGCCCCGGCGTTCTCCGCGAGGTACTTCTTCTGGTTCACCCGGCGCGCGATCTTGCCCGAGGAGGAACGGGAGATCTCGTTGGGGGCCATGAACCGGATCTCTGTCGGGCTCAGTCCGTGGATGGAGGAGACGGCGGAGCGGATGGCCTCCACCGCCTCGGCATCACCGGAGGCGTCGGCGTCATCGGCGCGTTCGACGAGAATGACCAGCTGCTCCACGTCCCCGCCCGGGACGGAGAAGGCGGCGACGGAGTCAGCGCGCACGTGCTCGCTGGCCTCCTGCACGGTGGCCTCGATGTCCTGCGGGTAGTGGTTACGCCCGGCGATGACCACCAGGT
This sequence is a window from Corynebacterium doosanense CAU 212 = DSM 45436. Protein-coding genes within it:
- the pks13 gene encoding polyketide synthase Pks13 (Pks13 is a key enzyme in mycolic acid biosynthesis.) — encoded protein: MGESELRTWLKEWVAKTTDQPLDTVTDNAPMERFGLSSRDAVVLSGELENLLGVQLDATIAYEYPTIAALAQRLAYGAPERESAQNTYRRAGATETPGNRDIAVVGMSGRFPGGPDVDEYWKVLIEGRTVTGPRPLGRWSEYASDPVMREKMELVTTDGGFLDEIAAFDNEFFGLSPLEAENMDPQQRLMLEETWHAFEDAGIPANTLRGKSVGVWVGSSSNDYGMLISSDPAEAHPYALTGTASSIIPNRISYAFDFRGPSISVDSACSSSLVSVHEAVRSLRDGSSDVAVAGGVNVLASPFISTAFGELGVISPTGAIHSFSDDADGFVRSEAAGALILKRVSDAIADGNEIYAVIKGTAVNSDGHSNGLTAPNPEAQVDVLHRAYADAGIEPSTVDYVEAHGTGTILGDPIEASALGTVLGEGRGPATPTLLGSAKSNIGHTEAAAGTAAMVKVIQAMRHDVLPPSVNYSGPNRYIDFDAEHLEVVEDPREWPKYSGRKVAGVSGFGFGGTNAHIVVTEFDPADYPAESSDAQSQLIDPEKPHSALLPVSGMLPSRRRQAAADLADFLESRTDEDLPAISRSLAGRNHGRSRAVVTAGTVEEAVKRLRQVAEGKVSVGIASADAPATVGPVFVYSGFGSQHRKMGKKLAEMSPLFRARLEELDDYVDFESGWSFAEIIRDDEQTYSTETAQVTITAIQIALTDLLASLGVRPAGVMGMSMGEIGAAYAAGGISAKDAMLIACHRARLMGEGEAMIAGTDAEGAMAVVELTREDLSAYNEAHPELADIEPAVYAGPGMTTVGGPVASVDAIVAHLEAEGKFARKLQVKGSGHTSALDPILADLAAEIAGITALPTTVPVYSSVDRGEVYPAGSVIHDDQYFLRMTRQPVWFEDSTAQALAAGHNTLVEISPNPVSIMGMMNTAFSVGKADAQLLYVLKRKVDEAESIRDLLAKLYVNGADVDFRGVFGPGEEIAVPKTAFKANRYWTNARPSSGGAANSIPGIRTTLPGGKFAFVTNADLVPSAIALMEHAAEAVTPGSTLIVSEEPGFLPPAGELTTIVERGLGGLSISVHHVVEDRTTLLAEGFATALDLGTPTTVAGVTTPPPAREPIPGAREVEAVRWEPDSGQTVEERLRAIVSESMGYDVDDLPSELPLIDLGLDSLMGMRIKNRVENDFQIPPLQVQTLRDASVADVVRIVEDAVAGRETAATPETVVPQPEKAADKPTGGEHQTAQGVGVAPRDASERMVFGTWAMITGAAAAGVTSPLPELTEQQAADIAERLTDRSGIEITAAEVRAAGTLEPLANQVREGLETEVEGNVRVLRERPEGSDKPAVFVFHPAGGTNVVYQPLARRLPADVPVYGIERVEGPLEERVAGYLDDIRTYADGHPVVLSGWSFGGALAYETALQLKDSDVDVQLIALLDTTQPSEPAPDTLEETKKRWERYAEFAGRTYGLDFPVPYELLETAGESAVLGMLEQYLATTDASAHGLSAGVLEHQRASFVDNQILSALDFSRWADVDVPVLLFRSEKMHDGAIELEPRYAHIDPDGGWGRIVGDLEIVQLPGDHLAVPDEPAIGIVAKHIEERLEGK